TCCGATTGTTTTTCTTTATCACGGCTAAATTTTTGGTTGAGCAATAATCCACCTACTTGAGAAGCAGCTCCTGCTCCTCGTCCAATCATACTAGTTATTAAATTTGAAGCTGTGCCAGTCAATGCAGACTCACCAATTTGTTTATAGCTGTGAGATAAAACAGAGTGGGCTATTTCGTGCGCTAACACCCCAGCTAATTCTGCTTCAGAATCCATCAATTCCAACATTCCTGTATGAAAAAATATTTTACCTCCAGGCAAGGCAAAAGCATTCGGGGTAGGATCGTCAACGATATTAAATTCGTATTCAAATTCATTCCTTCCCATCAATTTAGCCAATTTCTGACCGATATCGTTGAGGTATTTTAGTTGTTTTTGATCGGAGACCATTTTTGATTGAGCCTTAATGCTTTGAGCAAAAGATTGTCCCGCACTTTTCTCTCCCGCTAATAACATTTGACCAATTTCCAAAGCACCAAGTTCATTTCCCGTAGCAACCTGACCAATACTGCCGAGGATTCCTGAAGTGGTAATTTTAGAGTTGAGCTTTTTCTTGTATTGTTCAAAGTATTGGTTAGCTGCCTGTTCGTAAGCTTTGCTTTTTTGATTGTTGGGATAGCTGTAGGCAAATTCCCGCGCTGCAATTGAGGCTTCTAAAGGTTGACCGTAGAGCAATAACAGGTCAATCTTAGTATCTAAGATATCTTCTCTGGCTGGATACATTTCCGCAGCTTTTTCAATAGTCGCTAAAGCTGGTTTTTCTTCACCATAAAGATCGTAAGTATCAGCTAGCAAAATATGACCAGGAATAAATCCAGGATACTCTTTGACTAAGCTTTGTAATGGCTCAAAAATTTTGCCAGTAATTTCTAATTCGGTTTCAGGATTGGCTTCAATTGCTTTATTAGCCGTGTTCCAATATTGCTGACCTTTAGCGTCCAGTTTTGCTAAGTCATCTATTGCGGGAGGAACAGTTGCTGTAGCAGCAAATGCTGGTTTTACCTGCTGTTGAATTTCCTTTGCTTGACTTAAATTACCTTGACGATAATAGTAATCTGCCTCTGACAATTTTTGATAATAAGTGTTACTAAAATCAAGCTGTTTAAATGTCTGAGCAATAGTAAAGCTAGAAGTTTTATCTAGTTCTTGAATAGTAAATTTTGCTGAATCTAAGTTTTCAGCGTGAACTAAATTATTAGTAATAATAGCTAATGTAAATCCAAAAATTATAGCTACTAGTTTATAGACGTTTGACTTTTTTGCAAAAAGCATTGTTGTATTCCAGATAAATATTTAAAGCCGATAAATATTAACTTTTCGCCTAAGTATATATACAAAGACTTGTTTTAATTTTATTTTTTCTCTGAATTATCTTGCTGATTTATTTTAGCTTTTGCTTCAAAATTTACCAGAGCAAATTGAGAGTGCCGTTAGCTAAATAATTTTTAATTTAGACTTGATAAAGTTTTGTTAGCTTGATATATCGCCAAGCAATAATGTAGTTTTATCAAGCCAAATATTTTTGTTTTTTGCATGAGGAAATTAACAATTCATCTATATGCTTACTTAAATCAAATGACGTTAAAATCTAGCCGAAAGTGCCGAAATAAGAAAATTTAATTTATTTGATACGATTGAGAAAAAGTGAACCGATCCGTCTGAGATCTGACTGTAAAAGTGTCCCCGTGCATGATTCACTAAAGTACTAGCTTCGCGTCCTAAAGTATACCGCTTCGCGACACGTAGTTAGTCATGCACGGGCATATCGCACAGATAAACGCAGATGAACACGGATGATTGATTTGCTTACCAACCATGTTTGAGTTTTTAGTAAGTTATCGATATCGCCAGCTATTGCGCGAGAATTGATATTATTACTTCGATCGGCGAGAAACCGCGAGATTATTGAAGATGCACGACGGTAACTCCAGCACCACCTTCGTTTTGGGGAGCAAGTTCAAATTTGTCTACCTGGGAATGACGCTTGAGGAATTCATGAACTCCTTGGCGTAAACGTCCTGTTCCTTTGCCATGAATAATCCACAATACTCCTGATTCTAGGGCGAGAGCGATCGCATTATCGATTTCTCTTTCTGCATTGTCTACCCGTTGACCACGAATATCCAAGGTGTTTTTAGAAGTCCGCACCATTACCGCTGGCTTTTTGGGCTGAGTTTGTGCCACAGCTTTCTTGGTATTCTTGGCTTTGGGCTTAACTTCGGCTTTCTGTCCATCTAAAGATTCAATTTCTGCTAAACTAATACTCATTTTCATGATGCCAAAGCGCACTGTTAGCTGTTCTTCTGCCTCATCAATACTCAGTACCTCTCCTGTTTGATTAAGACGAGGAATCCTAATTTTTTCTCCTACCTGGGGTTTATAGCTGGGTTTGGGTGGCTTTGGTGTCTGAGTTTTGGCTAATTCCTTGGTGGTAAGATCATTTAAAGCTTCTGTTGCCTGTTGGGTTTTCTGCATAGTTTGCTCGCCCTGCTGTAAGCGACGAATAACTTTTGCCACTTCTTTTTTGGCTTCGGCGATCGCTTGTTGCACCGCTTGTTCTTGATAGACTTTTAATGACTGTTCTCTTTCCTGCAAAGCAGAAGCTTTCTCTGATACTTCTGAATAAAAACGCTCTGTTTGTTCTAGTAGCTTACCCGCTTCCTGGGCTTTTTCTTCCTGTTCTCTTCTTTGTGCTTCTAAGGCGGCAATTACCTGGTTGACATCTTCTGATGAACCCGTACCTACTAAAGACCGAGCCTCCTCAATAATATCTGAATTTAAGCCTAAACGTCGAGCAATAGTTAGGGCATTGGAACGTCCAGGAATTCCCCACAACAATCTATAGGTAGGCTGGAGAGTACTATCGTCAAACTCCACCGAAGCATTTTCAAACCTGGCATCTTGATATTTTAGGGCTTTTAATTCTCCATAGTGAGTAGTGGCAATAGTTAACAAACCATGTTCTGCTAAGTGTTTGAGCAGAGCGATCGCTAAAGCACTCCCTTCAGCGGGATCTGTACCTGCGCCAACTTCATCTAGCAAAATTAGAGAATTGCCATTATTCTCGTTTAAAGCGGCCATAATACGACTAATACGGCGAATATGGCCTGAAAAAGTTGATAAGCTCTGTTGTAAAGACTGCTCATCTCCAATATCAGCCAAAACCACATCAAACCAAGGTAATTCTACAGGCTCTTTGGCAGGAACAAACATTCCTGCTTTGGCCATCAGCGCAGCTAAGGCGATCGTTTTGAGGGTAACGGTTTTACCGCCCGTGTTTGGCCCCGTAATCGCTACTACTCTTGTTTCGGGTTTAACTAAGACATTAATCGGAACTACTTGCGATCCCTCTTCGTGGCGTTGTTGCCAAACTAACAATGGATGACGCAAACGACGCAGGGTAGTAGTTTCACCTTTGGTAGTGTCAATAAACTGAGGCGGATTAGCTTCTAACCATAAGCCATAACGCGCTCTCGCCGTAGCCAAATCGAGCATTGTTGCGACAGCTAAAACTTTCTCTAAATCTTCTTGTACCTCTGC
Above is a genomic segment from Coleofasciculaceae cyanobacterium containing:
- a CDS encoding endonuclease MutS2 gives rise to the protein MITTETLDLLEWQRLCQNLSTFAATKLGVVAARQLRLPTSQAESERLLAQTKEIYNLEQGLNSGWTFKGIKDVGASLERSGIGGILSAQELLDLATTLAGMRYLRRLIDDRSEELVTLTELVTDVRTYPEIEQEIHHCIDDRAEITDRANPKLADIRSEIKNLRERIYKTLQGIMQRNSTAIQEAVITQRSDRFVLPVKPAQKETIKGIVHDVSSTGSTYYIEPNAVVPLGNQLRQKERQEKREEEIILQGLSEKVAEVQEDLEKVLAVATMLDLATARARYGLWLEANPPQFIDTTKGETTTLRRLRHPLLVWQQRHEEGSQVVPINVLVKPETRVVAITGPNTGGKTVTLKTIALAALMAKAGMFVPAKEPVELPWFDVVLADIGDEQSLQQSLSTFSGHIRRISRIMAALNENNGNSLILLDEVGAGTDPAEGSALAIALLKHLAEHGLLTIATTHYGELKALKYQDARFENASVEFDDSTLQPTYRLLWGIPGRSNALTIARRLGLNSDIIEEARSLVGTGSSEDVNQVIAALEAQRREQEEKAQEAGKLLEQTERFYSEVSEKASALQEREQSLKVYQEQAVQQAIAEAKKEVAKVIRRLQQGEQTMQKTQQATEALNDLTTKELAKTQTPKPPKPSYKPQVGEKIRIPRLNQTGEVLSIDEAEEQLTVRFGIMKMSISLAEIESLDGQKAEVKPKAKNTKKAVAQTQPKKPAVMVRTSKNTLDIRGQRVDNAEREIDNAIALALESGVLWIIHGKGTGRLRQGVHEFLKRHSQVDKFELAPQNEGGAGVTVVHLQ
- a CDS encoding M48 family metalloprotease, with product MLFAKKSNVYKLVAIIFGFTLAIITNNLVHAENLDSAKFTIQELDKTSSFTIAQTFKQLDFSNTYYQKLSEADYYYRQGNLSQAKEIQQQVKPAFAATATVPPAIDDLAKLDAKGQQYWNTANKAIEANPETELEITGKIFEPLQSLVKEYPGFIPGHILLADTYDLYGEEKPALATIEKAAEMYPAREDILDTKIDLLLLYGQPLEASIAAREFAYSYPNNQKSKAYEQAANQYFEQYKKKLNSKITTSGILGSIGQVATGNELGALEIGQMLLAGEKSAGQSFAQSIKAQSKMVSDQKQLKYLNDIGQKLAKLMGRNEFEYEFNIVDDPTPNAFALPGGKIFFHTGMLELMDSEAELAGVLAHEIAHSVLSHSYKQIGESALTGTASNLITSMIGRGAGAASQVGGLLLNQKFSRDKEKQSDILGLRVLDAAGYSADGLYNVMAKLKKLQGESGTGASLLSSHPASEERMRYLEELIQTKGYNRYGYEGVEAYRSVFPR